Proteins from one Colias croceus chromosome 22, ilColCroc2.1 genomic window:
- the LOC123701741 gene encoding isoleucine--tRNA ligase, mitochondrial, which produces MIITRNINVFYSKYIKLSTRWTSIGYSRTKSSAEPKTKTYSHTILFPKTKFPARSSQKDKNNIPEIAKFSELYKWQREQLTGPEYVLHDGPPYANGDLHMGHAVNKIIKDINNRSQVLQGNKVHYIPGWDCHGLPIEFKALQKAKTSNNNEPSDPVHTRQIARSFALETVEKQKEAFRSWGVMADWDEQCYLTLDKKYVQNQLKLFYKMYRDGLIYRALKPVYWSPSSRTALAEAELEYDPQFKSQEVYVAFPMVNLPDVVKESIGSKQVSALIWTTTPWTLLANKAIAYSPSMTYCVVTLSNRNGMFLIAKDQIEELEKVLETEVTVVVEFDGTKLQNSTYNSPLSNEVRPFYSADHVTKGKGTGLVHTAPAHGPEDFLVALKNNMTVECNVDETGCYTNLGPDFDGLPVLTEGQEVVMDKLANAIIHKGTYIHSYPLDWRTKKPVILRASHQWFIDTAALKERALAALDKVDFLPPSSADQSRQSFKAQLEKRPYWCISRQRAWGVPIPVLYKGNDVIVDEKVIEKLCTLIESKDADIWWTCDVKDVVPNEVLDKYNTDGQDVVKGKDIMDIWIDSGLSWQTLDGKKSRIYSEGIDQLTGWFQASLLTSIALSCEAPYESIFVHGFVVDEKKRKMSKSIGNVIDPVTIIHGDKNCPAYGIDTLRWWVACHATQHSQIIISKKLLDDCQSEIIRIRNIMKYLLGVVNDLKTEDFSKNPPLNFFDQYIVNECHTFLKQINEHYNNFRYNSGAQSILHFVSNKVSALYCHCIKDRLYCSEKDSAERLAAQLAIHTIMATLCKTLGPILPHLVEEAWQHHPLSNQPFYFTKELSLLPPKPIDVSLMDAILNLKRDVCIRMKNESLKKFDLIVQVNSDLYAKLNNLNMSDGVNDSVLFEILEVSNVELHETEKNVKNWNIMATVSKKGQCLRCRKFNVIGDSDKCVRCEKVLATL; this is translated from the exons atgattattacaagaaatattaatgttttttattctaaGTACATAAAGTTAAGCACAAGGTGGACAAGCATAGGATATAGTCGAACAAAAAGCTCCGCGGAACCTAAGACAAAAACTTATTCACATACTATTTTGTTTCCCAAAACCAAATTTCCGGCGAGATCTAGTCAaaaggataaaaataatattccagag ATAGCAAAATTTTCGGAATTATATAAATGGCAAAGAGAACAACTTACGGGTCCGGAGTATGTTTTACATGATGGGCCTCCATACGCCAACGGTGACCTACATATGGGACATGCTGTAAATAAG ataataaaagACATCAACAACAGAAGTCAAGTTCTCCAAGGCAACAAGGTGCACTACATTCCAGGCTGGGACTGCCACGGCTTACCAATAGAGTTCAAAGCGTTACAAAAGGCAAAAACTTCAAACAACAATGAACCTTCCGACCCTGTACATACAAGGCAAATTGCCAGATCCTTTGCGTTGGAAACAGTTGAAAAGCAAAAGGAGGCATTCAGGAGTTGGGGAGTTATGGCAGATTGGGATGAACAGTGTTATTTGACACTGGATAAGAAATATGTGCAAAATCAGTTGAAACTGTTCTATAAGATGTATAGAGATGGTCTGATTTATAGGGCCTTAAAACCGGTGTATTGGTCTCCTTCATCTAG AACAGCATTAGCCGAAGCTGAATTGGAATATGATCCTCAATTTAAAAGTCAAGAGGTATATGTCGCTTTTCCGATGGTAAATCTACCTGATGTAGTGAAGGAGTCTATTGGTAG TAAACAAGTCTCAGCATTAATATGGACGACCACACCATGGACGCTTCTAGCCAATAAGGCGATAGCATACAGTCCCTCTATGACATACTGTGTGGTCACACTCAGTAATAGAAATGGCATGTTCCTAATTGCTAAGGATCAAATAGAAGAACTGGAGAAAGTTCTAGAAACTGAGGTTACTGTGGTGGTTGAGTTTGATG gCACAAAACTCCAAAACAGTACCTACAATAGTCCCTTATCCAATGAGGTACGTCCATTCTACTCCGCGGATCACGTGACAAAGGGCAAAGGCACGGGATTGGTGCACACCGCGCCTGCGCACGGCCCGGAGGACTTTCTAGTTGCGCTGAAGAATAATATGACTGTG GAATGTAACGTCGACGAAACAGGTTGTTACACGAATCTAGGCCCAGATTTCGACGGTCTGCCCGTACTAACAGAGGGTCAGGAGGTTGTGATGGACAAACTTGCAAATGCCATCATACATAAAgggacatacatacattcgTATCCATTGGACTGGAGGACGAAAAAACCAGTGATATTGAGAGCTAGCCATCAGTGGTTTATCGATACTGCTGCTTTGAAGGAGCGCGCTTTG GCAGCTCTAGATAAAGTGGATTTCCTACCACCATCCTCCGCGGACCAATCACGACAGAGTTTTAAAGCGCAATTGGAAAAGCGGCCATATTGGTGCATTTCGCGCCAAAGAGCCTGGGGTGTGCCCATACCTGTATTGTATAAGGGAAACGATGTTATAGTTGAcga gaaAGTAATAGAAAAATTATGCACTTTAATAGAATCGAAAGATGCAGATATATGGTGGACGTGTGATGTTAAAGATGTCGTACCGAATGaggttttagataaatataatacagatGGACAAGATGTTGTTAAGGGGAAG GATATAATGGATATCTGGATAGATTCAGGTCTTTCCTGGCAAACGCTAGATGGCAAGAAATCCAGAATATATTCGGAAGGTATAGACCAATTGACTGGTTGGTTTCAAGCGTCCTTATTGACGTCTATAGCTTTGAGTTGTGAAGCTCCTTATGA gtcAATATTCGTGCACGGGTTTGTAGTAGACGAGAAGAAACGCAAAATGTCCAAATCAATAGGCAATGTGATAGATCCTGTTACAATCATACATGGGGATAAAAATTGTCCGGCGTATGGGATTGATACTTTGAG aTGGTGGGTAGCATGTCACGCGACGCAACATTCCCAAATCATAATCAGTAAGAAACTTCTAGACGACTGTCAATCAGAAATCATTCGCATACGAAACATCATGAAATATCTTCTAGGCGTCGTAAATGACCTAAAAACCGAAGACTTTAGTAAAAACCCACCCTTAAATTTCTTCGACCAGTACATAGTTAACGAATGTCACAcatttttgaaacaaataaacgaacattataacaattttaggtataatagTGGAGCGCAATCGATTCttcattttgttagtaatAAAGTGTCTGCTTTGTATTGCCATTGTATAAAAGATAGATTGTATTGTTCAGAAAAAGATTCCGCAGAACGTCTTGCCGCGCAATTAGCAATTCATACGATTATGGCAACCCTGTGTAAAACTCTGGGTCCTATTTTACCCCATTTGGTTGAAGAAGCATGGCAACACCATCCATTGTCCAACCAACCGTTTTATTTCACAAAGGAACTGTCACTTTTGCCGCCAAAACCGATTGACGTTTCATTAATggacgccatcttgaatttgaAAAGGGACGTTTGCATTCGTATGAAAAACGAAAGTTTGAAGAAGTTTGATTTGATTGTGCAAGTGAATTCCGATTTGTATgcgaaattaaataatttaaatatgtcgGATGGTGTAAATGATAGtgttttgtttgaaatattaGAAGTATCTAATGTGGAGTTGCATGAAAcggagaaaaatgtgaaaaattgGAATATCATGGCCACTGTTAGTAAGAAAGGACAATGTTTGAGATGTAGGAAGTTTAATGTGATTGGTGATAGTGATAAGTGTGTGCGGTGCGAGAAAGTGTTAGCGACGTtgtag